A region of Lacinutrix sp. Hel_I_90 DNA encodes the following proteins:
- a CDS encoding DUF4175 family protein, producing MNNFKTIQSKLEQFISKYYTNELIKGTILFFSIGLLYFIMTLLIEHFLWLNSSARTVLFWLFVLVEFALFIKFIITPLGKLFKLQKGIDYEAASKLIGNHFPEVNDKLLNVLQLNAGTSDSELLLASINQKSDELSPIPFKLAINFKKNAKYLKYAAIPLLIIAIVVLSGKTNWFSDSYERVVNYQTAYEPPAPFQFFVLNEDLEAVENKTFRLIVKTAGEVIPETAQIRFNNETYYLQQQDLGNFEYVFEQPKNDITFNLMANNVTSKPYTIKVAEVPTLLSFDMVLDYPSYTNKRDEVLKSTGNAIVPVGTSVTWKLKTKATDEVRLYGSDTLAFTNVKKGEYVSSKRLLSDYDYSIATSNKHLKDYENLAFNISVVRDEYPELKLQSKVDSLDQQSLYFFGQVSDDYGLSKLQLVYYPSGSDTGKEYEPIPISGSNFGEFVSAFPNQLNVTEGIVYDLYFEVFDNDAVGRNKSTKSSVFSYRKRTGDEEEKKQLQEQKETIQDLNKSLEQFQKQEKELEEISKIQKEKSELNFNDKKKLENFIKRQKQQEQMMQEFNKKLQDNLEDFQKDDEKEDAFKEDLKERLKENEKQLKEDEKLLEELEKLKDKINKEAFSEKLDQLAKKAKTQKRSLEQMLELTKRYYISKKMEKIGSELDALAKEQDKLANEEQDKNTKEKQEKLNQKFKEIQKQLEALEKENKSLKQPLKLPRNENVEENVKEDQKEAIEALDKKEQAPTDKQKQESNEKAKKSQKAAAQKMKQLSMQMQAQMGQASQEGLEEDIEMLRQILDNLVLFSFDEEKVMNQFSTIEINHNEYANYLKRQKELRTHFEHVDDSLFAMSLRQPKISEQVNTEISEVYFNIDKALDLLAENDLYRGVSAQQYTVTAANNLADFLSETLDNLQNAMPSPGSGSGEGGMPLPDIIMSQEELNKQMEEGMKKSDQGKPKDGSGDKPGDKPGEQEGKGEKPGDQGEPGEKGESGEDGKEGQKGKGAKEGSKQGEGKGGNTLGKDGFNEDVNGELYRIYQQQQLIRQALEERLLEDKMGEGDSREAKQLLKDMENVEMDLINKGFTNETLTKMMNLQHQLLKLEKATFEQGQDTKRKSETNKKVFENTTNNQLPTAKEYFNTTEILNKQALPLQQIYKEKVQEYFKKKND from the coding sequence TTGAATAATTTCAAAACCATACAATCAAAATTAGAACAGTTTATTAGTAAATATTATACTAACGAACTCATTAAAGGAACCATTCTGTTTTTTAGCATAGGGCTATTGTATTTTATAATGACCTTATTAATTGAGCATTTCCTATGGTTGAATTCTTCAGCAAGAACGGTACTGTTTTGGTTATTTGTTTTGGTGGAATTTGCTTTGTTCATTAAGTTTATTATTACGCCATTAGGGAAGCTATTTAAGCTTCAAAAAGGCATTGATTATGAAGCGGCTTCAAAACTTATTGGAAATCATTTTCCAGAAGTAAATGACAAACTATTAAATGTGCTTCAATTGAATGCCGGGACTTCTGATTCTGAGCTGCTATTAGCGAGTATCAACCAGAAATCAGACGAGTTAAGTCCGATTCCTTTCAAACTGGCCATTAATTTTAAGAAAAACGCCAAATATTTGAAATATGCGGCAATACCATTATTAATTATAGCAATCGTCGTGTTATCAGGAAAAACGAATTGGTTTAGTGACAGTTATGAGCGTGTGGTTAATTATCAAACGGCTTATGAACCGCCAGCACCATTTCAATTTTTTGTTTTAAATGAAGATTTGGAAGCTGTAGAGAATAAAACCTTTAGATTGATTGTTAAAACAGCAGGAGAGGTCATTCCAGAAACGGCTCAAATTAGATTTAATAATGAAACGTATTATTTGCAACAGCAAGATTTAGGGAATTTTGAGTATGTTTTCGAGCAGCCCAAAAATGATATTACTTTTAATTTAATGGCTAATAATGTGACTTCAAAGCCTTATACCATAAAGGTGGCAGAGGTACCAACGCTTTTGAGCTTTGATATGGTTTTAGATTATCCAAGCTATACCAATAAACGGGATGAAGTATTAAAGAGCACAGGAAACGCAATAGTACCAGTAGGTACGTCGGTAACCTGGAAATTAAAAACGAAAGCGACTGACGAGGTGCGCTTATACGGAAGCGACACGTTAGCATTTACTAACGTTAAAAAGGGTGAATACGTGTCGAGTAAACGCTTGCTGAGTGATTATGATTACAGCATAGCTACGAGTAATAAGCATTTGAAAGATTATGAGAATTTAGCATTTAATATTTCCGTGGTTCGTGATGAGTATCCAGAGTTAAAATTGCAATCTAAAGTGGACTCTTTAGATCAGCAATCCTTATATTTTTTTGGACAGGTAAGTGATGATTATGGATTAAGTAAACTGCAATTAGTGTATTATCCTAGTGGAAGCGATACTGGGAAAGAATATGAGCCGATTCCTATTTCTGGTTCTAATTTTGGTGAGTTTGTGAGCGCGTTTCCCAATCAATTGAATGTTACTGAAGGTATTGTGTATGATTTATATTTTGAAGTTTTTGATAATGATGCTGTGGGTCGTAACAAAAGCACAAAAAGCAGTGTGTTTAGTTACAGAAAGCGTACGGGTGATGAAGAGGAGAAAAAGCAGTTACAGGAGCAAAAGGAAACCATTCAGGATCTGAATAAGTCCTTAGAGCAATTTCAGAAACAAGAAAAGGAATTAGAGGAAATTTCTAAAATTCAAAAGGAAAAATCTGAACTTAACTTTAATGATAAAAAAAAGTTAGAGAATTTCATTAAGCGTCAAAAGCAACAAGAACAAATGATGCAGGAATTCAATAAAAAGCTTCAAGACAATTTAGAGGATTTTCAAAAAGATGATGAGAAAGAAGATGCCTTTAAAGAAGATTTAAAGGAACGTTTAAAAGAAAATGAAAAACAACTTAAAGAAGACGAAAAGCTTTTAGAAGAACTTGAAAAACTAAAAGATAAAATTAATAAAGAAGCCTTCTCTGAAAAATTAGATCAGTTAGCTAAAAAAGCGAAGACCCAAAAGCGAAGTTTAGAGCAAATGTTAGAACTGACCAAGCGGTATTACATCAGTAAAAAGATGGAAAAGATTGGTAGTGAGTTAGATGCTTTAGCTAAAGAGCAAGATAAATTAGCGAATGAAGAGCAGGATAAGAATACAAAGGAAAAACAGGAAAAGCTAAACCAAAAATTTAAGGAGATCCAGAAGCAACTAGAGGCGCTTGAAAAAGAAAACAAATCATTAAAGCAACCGCTAAAGCTTCCAAGGAATGAAAATGTAGAGGAGAATGTTAAGGAAGATCAAAAAGAAGCGATTGAGGCATTAGATAAAAAAGAGCAGGCACCAACTGATAAACAAAAGCAGGAGAGTAACGAAAAGGCTAAAAAAAGTCAGAAAGCGGCGGCACAAAAAATGAAACAACTGAGTATGCAAATGCAAGCTCAAATGGGGCAAGCGAGTCAGGAAGGTTTAGAAGAAGATATCGAAATGTTGCGGCAAATTTTGGACAATCTGGTACTATTCTCTTTTGATGAAGAAAAGGTTATGAATCAGTTTAGTACTATAGAAATTAACCATAATGAGTATGCAAACTATTTAAAAAGACAAAAAGAATTGCGCACCCATTTTGAGCATGTAGATGATAGTCTGTTTGCGATGTCGCTGCGTCAACCAAAAATATCAGAGCAGGTTAATACTGAAATATCAGAGGTTTATTTTAATATAGATAAGGCTTTAGATTTATTGGCGGAAAATGATTTATATCGAGGGGTTAGCGCACAGCAGTATACAGTAACAGCGGCAAATAATTTGGCCGACTTTTTAAGTGAAACTTTAGACAATCTTCAAAATGCGATGCCCTCTCCTGGTTCTGGAAGTGGTGAGGGCGGCATGCCATTACCAGATATTATTATGAGTCAAGAAGAGCTTAATAAACAAATGGAAGAGGGCATGAAAAAGAGCGACCAGGGCAAACCTAAAGATGGTTCTGGTGATAAGCCTGGAGATAAACCAGGAGAGCAAGAAGGGAAAGGAGAGAAACCGGGAGATCAGGGAGAGCCTGGCGAAAAGGGAGAAAGTGGTGAGGACGGTAAGGAAGGACAGAAAGGCAAGGGTGCTAAAGAGGGTAGTAAACAAGGTGAAGGTAAAGGAGGTAATACATTAGGAAAAGATGGATTTAATGAAGATGTAAATGGTGAATTGTATCGCATTTATCAACAACAACAACTTATTCGTCAGGCTCTTGAAGAACGTTTGTTGGAAGATAAAATGGGTGAAGGGGATTCTAGAGAAGCAAAGCAATTATTAAAAGACATGGAAAATGTGGAAATGGATTTAATAAATAAAGGATTTACTAATGAAACATTAACGAAAATGATGAATTTGCAGCATCAGTTATTAAAGCTAGAAAAGGCAACTTTTGAACAAGGTCAAGATACAAAACGTAAATCTGAAACGAATAAAAAAGTGTTTGAAAACACAACGAATAATCAATTGCCTACTGCAAAAGAATATTTTAACACGACTGAAATTTTGAATAAACAAGCCTTACCTTTGCAGCAAATTTATAAAGAGAAAGTACAAGAGTATTTTAAAAAAAAGAATGATTAG
- a CDS encoding T9SS type A sorting domain-containing protein, which produces MKQKLRFIVIAIVSSITLLSAQSKKQITARNWLENNKVKLEVKPNHSFDMLFSKASLAGETFRFYQMLNGVQVYDAEVTVHVSNSDKVTYHLSSYDKTVLDINTVPSISEDEAMQLALHNLVVKASDVIQQENQLFVYNKLKETKLGYRIYVLSYEKTGAWEVIVDAHTGAILSAKDVAIYYHKDKNKKKRNTPVSRVTGTALVFETDPLTATQNSYGGQYVDGNDATNASLDAARTAVTLLDIELSAGQYRLRGPYTEIAELDAPNKGLFIQSTNNFEFNRQQDGFEAVNTYYHTDKSMRYINIDLGINLAPSQNGGVIRFDPHGANGADNSFYSGGTLVFGEGCVDDAEDADVILHELGHGLHDWMTNGGLSQVDGLSEGSGDYWANSYKRSLGLWSISDPAKNWVFGWDGHNVCWNGRSTVYGAQYPGGLTGSIHSDGQMWATTLMEIWEDIGREKTDKAFLLGLGMTNSSTNQQNAAIAVRQAAIDMGTAQGFTCEDIQAMTTRFTAQGYSLPSYTCNLSVDEFETTSISIFPNPTNGRLTFMNITQEYDVTIFNMLGQKVKEEKVNVSENTLDVSSLATGTYFIKFNGVETILKFVKE; this is translated from the coding sequence ATGAAACAAAAATTACGCTTTATAGTCATTGCAATAGTAAGCAGCATAACGCTTTTATCTGCACAAAGTAAGAAACAAATTACTGCTCGAAATTGGCTCGAAAACAATAAGGTAAAGCTTGAAGTGAAACCGAATCACAGCTTTGATATGTTATTTAGTAAAGCAAGTTTGGCTGGAGAAACTTTTCGTTTTTACCAAATGCTAAATGGGGTTCAGGTGTATGATGCTGAAGTCACTGTACATGTTTCTAATAGCGATAAAGTGACATATCACTTAAGTAGTTATGATAAAACAGTTTTAGATATTAATACTGTTCCAAGTATTTCTGAAGACGAAGCAATGCAATTAGCATTACATAATTTAGTTGTTAAGGCATCAGATGTTATTCAACAGGAAAACCAACTTTTTGTTTACAACAAATTAAAAGAAACCAAATTAGGATACCGAATTTATGTGTTGTCATATGAAAAAACGGGAGCATGGGAAGTAATTGTTGATGCACATACAGGAGCTATATTAAGCGCTAAAGATGTAGCAATTTATTATCATAAAGATAAAAATAAGAAGAAACGAAACACTCCTGTGTCAAGGGTTACAGGCACAGCACTAGTTTTTGAGACAGATCCTTTAACGGCAACTCAAAATTCTTATGGCGGACAATATGTGGACGGTAATGATGCTACAAACGCTAGTTTAGATGCGGCTAGAACTGCGGTAACACTATTGGATATAGAACTTTCTGCTGGCCAATACAGACTGAGAGGGCCATATACTGAAATAGCAGAATTAGATGCACCTAATAAAGGCTTATTTATTCAATCAACAAATAATTTTGAATTTAACAGGCAACAAGATGGCTTTGAAGCAGTGAACACCTATTATCATACAGATAAAAGTATGCGCTACATTAATATTGACTTAGGAATTAATCTTGCCCCTTCGCAAAATGGTGGAGTTATTCGTTTTGATCCTCATGGAGCTAATGGAGCCGATAATTCATTTTATTCTGGTGGGACCTTAGTGTTTGGAGAAGGTTGTGTTGATGATGCAGAAGACGCCGATGTTATTTTACATGAATTAGGACACGGTTTACACGATTGGATGACTAATGGAGGACTTTCTCAAGTGGATGGTTTAAGTGAAGGTTCTGGTGATTATTGGGCAAATTCGTACAAAAGAAGTTTGGGGTTATGGTCTATTAGTGATCCAGCTAAAAATTGGGTTTTTGGATGGGACGGACACAATGTCTGTTGGAATGGGAGATCTACTGTTTATGGTGCACAATATCCTGGTGGTTTAACTGGCTCGATTCATTCAGACGGACAAATGTGGGCGACGACACTAATGGAAATATGGGAGGATATAGGTCGTGAAAAAACAGATAAAGCCTTTTTGTTAGGTTTAGGAATGACTAACAGTAGTACGAACCAACAAAATGCTGCAATTGCCGTAAGACAAGCCGCAATAGATATGGGAACAGCACAAGGTTTCACCTGTGAAGATATTCAGGCAATGACCACTAGATTTACAGCACAAGGTTATAGCTTACCATCATATACTTGTAATTTGAGCGTAGATGAATTTGAAACGACTTCAATTTCAATTTTTCCAAACCCTACAAACGGAAGGCTTACTTTTATGAATATTACGCAAGAGTATGATGTTACTATTTTTAACATGTTAGGTCAAAAAGTGAAAGAAGAAAAAGTAAATGTTTCAGAAAACACCTTAGATGTTTCAAGCTTAGCAACAGGTACTTATTTTATTAAATTTAATGGCGTAGAGACGATACTGAAGTTTGTAAAAGAATAA
- the gltX gene encoding glutamate--tRNA ligase translates to MSKNVRVRFAPSPTGPLHIGGVRTALFNYLFAKKHQGTFILRIEDTDQTRYVESAENYIVNALNWCNIPFDEGPGKNEKFGPYRQSERKHLYKQYADALIISGNAYYAFDTTEGLDYHRADHEAKGKTFIYNWHNRLKLNNSLSLTSEEVNAKLEAGDDYVIRFKSPQDETLHLKDIIRGDIKIDTNVLDDKVLFKSDGMPTYHLANIVDDHLMEISHVIRGEEWLPSLALHMQLYTAFGWQAPQFAHLPLILKPTGKGKLSKRDGDKLGFPVFPLEWHPEEGDASKGYKEEGYFADAVINFLAFLGWNPGTEQELFDLEQLTHAFELERVNKAGARFDPDKIKWFNHHYMQEQDNAVLAEAFQKQHSELKTIDVNYIALVIGLIKERATFISDFWELSSFFFKAPENFEAKASKKAFKDDTKGLMTELVAIISKIDAFEIETLQKEIKGWITGNDIGFGKVMMPLRIALVGDLKGPDVFDIMFMIGKSETISRIEKVIATL, encoded by the coding sequence ATGTCTAAAAACGTTCGTGTGCGCTTTGCACCAAGTCCAACTGGGCCTTTACATATTGGAGGCGTCAGAACAGCCCTTTTCAATTACTTATTTGCTAAAAAACATCAGGGAACTTTTATTCTAAGAATAGAAGATACCGATCAAACCCGCTATGTTGAAAGCGCAGAAAACTATATTGTAAACGCTTTAAACTGGTGTAATATCCCATTCGATGAAGGACCAGGTAAAAACGAAAAATTTGGACCTTATAGACAAAGTGAGCGAAAGCATTTATACAAGCAATACGCCGATGCATTAATCATTAGTGGCAATGCTTATTACGCCTTTGATACTACTGAAGGGCTTGATTACCATAGAGCAGATCACGAAGCGAAAGGGAAAACCTTTATCTATAATTGGCATAACCGCTTAAAGTTAAATAACTCATTATCACTCACTTCAGAAGAAGTCAATGCAAAATTAGAGGCAGGGGATGATTATGTGATTCGTTTTAAATCACCTCAAGATGAAACCCTTCATTTAAAAGATATTATTCGCGGTGATATAAAAATAGATACGAATGTTTTAGATGATAAAGTCTTGTTTAAAAGTGATGGAATGCCAACCTATCACCTTGCAAATATTGTAGACGATCATTTAATGGAAATCTCTCACGTTATCCGCGGTGAAGAATGGTTGCCAAGCTTAGCGTTACATATGCAATTATATACTGCTTTTGGTTGGCAAGCCCCACAGTTTGCACATTTACCTCTAATTTTAAAACCTACAGGTAAAGGAAAGCTAAGTAAGCGAGATGGGGATAAATTAGGCTTCCCGGTATTTCCTCTAGAATGGCACCCTGAAGAAGGTGACGCCTCTAAAGGTTATAAAGAAGAAGGTTATTTCGCTGATGCCGTTATTAATTTTCTCGCCTTTTTAGGCTGGAACCCTGGTACAGAACAAGAGCTTTTTGACTTAGAGCAATTAACGCATGCTTTTGAATTAGAACGTGTGAATAAAGCGGGCGCTCGTTTTGATCCAGATAAAATTAAGTGGTTTAATCATCATTATATGCAGGAGCAGGATAATGCGGTTTTAGCTGAAGCATTTCAGAAACAGCATTCAGAACTAAAAACTATTGATGTTAATTATATTGCATTAGTAATAGGCTTAATAAAAGAACGCGCTACGTTTATAAGCGACTTTTGGGAGTTAAGTAGCTTCTTCTTTAAAGCACCAGAAAACTTTGAGGCAAAAGCGTCAAAAAAAGCATTTAAAGACGATACAAAAGGTTTGATGACAGAATTAGTAGCCATCATTTCTAAAATTGATGCTTTTGAAATAGAAACCCTTCAAAAAGAGATCAAAGGATGGATTACAGGAAATGACATTGGCTTTGGCAAAGTAATGATGCCGCTGCGAATAGCATTAGTTGGTGATTTAAAAGGTCCTGATGTTTTTGATATTATGTTTATGATAGGCAAAAGCGAAACGATTAGCCGTATCGAAAAAGTTATAGCAACACTTTAG
- a CDS encoding alkane 1-monooxygenase: MKDLKYIAAFSIPLVALIGLYFQGIYTFLTPIYAFGIIPVLELLLPIQTKNLTEDEVASSLKRKVFDWLLYLNLPVVMALIIYGLTIVSNDALATYEFIGLIISLGIVLGTNGINVAHELGHRQATNERFIGKALLLPSFYMHFYIEHNFGHHLHAATPEDPATARYNQSVYSFWLTSTVRQYFNAWTIQKQRLKNNNQSFLSVKNDMLWYTVLQLSYLAVIFTFFGKIGLIFAVLSGIGGFIMLETVNYIEHYGLLRHKTKSGRYERVREMHSWNSNHVVGRIVLYELTRHSDHHYKSSKKYQILDCHDESPQMPYGYPTSMVLALIPPLWFKIMNKRVPRQMVAG; this comes from the coding sequence ATGAAAGATTTAAAATACATCGCTGCTTTTTCGATACCTCTAGTGGCTTTAATTGGCTTATATTTTCAAGGAATATATACTTTTTTAACGCCTATTTACGCCTTTGGAATCATTCCGGTTTTAGAATTGCTACTACCAATACAAACTAAAAATTTAACAGAAGATGAAGTGGCATCCAGTCTAAAAAGAAAAGTCTTCGATTGGCTGCTATATCTCAATTTACCAGTGGTTATGGCTTTAATTATCTATGGCTTAACCATCGTTTCAAATGATGCTTTAGCAACCTACGAATTTATTGGGTTGATTATTTCCTTGGGTATTGTTCTAGGCACAAATGGCATTAATGTTGCTCACGAATTAGGACATAGACAAGCTACAAACGAACGTTTTATTGGCAAAGCTTTGCTTCTCCCTTCATTTTACATGCACTTTTATATTGAGCATAATTTCGGCCATCATTTACACGCTGCAACACCTGAAGATCCTGCAACAGCACGCTACAATCAAAGTGTGTATTCTTTTTGGTTAACCTCTACAGTGAGACAATATTTTAACGCGTGGACCATTCAAAAGCAGCGGCTTAAAAACAACAATCAATCCTTCCTTTCTGTAAAAAACGATATGCTTTGGTATACTGTTCTTCAATTAAGTTATTTGGCTGTTATTTTTACTTTCTTTGGTAAAATAGGGCTCATTTTTGCTGTGCTATCAGGAATTGGCGGTTTTATTATGTTAGAAACTGTTAATTACATCGAACATTACGGTTTATTAAGGCATAAAACAAAATCAGGCCGCTACGAACGTGTTCGCGAAATGCACTCGTGGAATTCTAACCATGTTGTTGGACGAATTGTGCTTTATGAACTAACAAGACATAGCGATCACCACTATAAATCATCTAAAAAGTATCAAATTTTAGATTGCCACGATGAGAGTCCGCAAATGCCTTATGGTTATCCAACCTCTATGGTATTAGCTTTAATCCCTCCTTTATGGTTTAAAATTATGAATAAACGCGTGCCGCGCCAAATGGTTGCAGGATAG